From the genome of Monomorium pharaonis isolate MP-MQ-018 chromosome 1, ASM1337386v2, whole genome shotgun sequence:
aatttacttttaattagagtgttattactctcaacttgaatgttcgccatctaattgagtgttaatttcaatgttaatcctaaatttaagaataacactgaaattaacactcaattagatggcaaacatccaagttgaaagtaatactcaaattaatactcaaagccagctgagtactctatagttgaatgtttattttagatattcgttttatgtccatttctaccaatgcagattaattttaatctcggttgaacttgcttttcttgcttttgtttttatttaacattttctaatccaatgtttgagagtgcacactcaatattaagtgtataccttcaaccgatagatgttgagtgtacatccccaacgtttcagtgttcacactttatgttggaagtatacactcatttattgagtgACATATCCAAACTttgagagtatactttcaaatattcagtatttaaatccaaacttggTACGAACATTTAATCATTGAgtgtacacactcaatgtttGAGTATAAACAttcaatctttagtgtaaatacttaagatttgagcgtatacacctaaatttggaagtaaactcccaaaaccgagtattaacactcaattttgagtgtaaactctcaaaattagtgttttttccgtaagggtatTTTGGGTCATAACAGCCAAAATAATaggtttacttaaaaaatgtatataaccttttttgtagagctttttatgagtttcattttttgtttcaaacttttttctctaaaatcagTATTTTCAGAGATATTTAGTAAGAACTATAAAAACTTTGAAGGGGGCTGGGAGGCAAACGAGGCTTTGTCGCCAAAAATCTTTTCAGggactttcttctctaatcaaGGGTAAGCTTGGTTAGAATTTCAGCGTGATCGGAGGTTTACCCTTTTCGGAACTGAGgatcatatttatatgtataggaatagaaattaaagaacatgaaattataaaaatcaaattttaccaTTTTCGTGTAGgtatgaaacatttataaatgatacaattttctttaatttgatatcacaGTGAAAACTTGTTAACGTTACTTGTTAATAAAAGCatgtaattcaaattatttattatttattagattattatttaaagaggAAAATCCACTTAAAGGCTTGAATACTAATGCGAAGTTTGGGAATTTATTGCAGGAAAATTAATGAAgcaaatattcttaatttttttgtattacaatatatgtatatatttaactacATTTAAGActttctttaaagaaaatataatacaatataaaacttatagcTATTGCCTGAAGACGCCTCGCCGCTGCCGATGGATTGCGGTAAACGCGATCTTAAATTATCTGTTATCTGGAATCAAAAAATGAgagattttcttataaaagaaTAGTATACGCTGTCTTTGACGATCCCGgaatactttttatacaaataaacataTTCCGGGATCGTCAAGGACAGCGTATACTAttcctttttaagaaaattttttatttttttgtttccagTCACGAGGTAAACCAGGATCACATTCACCGCAATTCACCAGCAGCAGCGAGGTGTTACCGGGCAAAagctataacttttttattttatcaaattttttttttaattcctaaatgtagttaaatatatattttataataaaaaaaattaagcataTTTGCTTCATTAATTTTCCTGCAATAAATATCCAAActtcacattaatatttaagcgTTCAGGTggatttcttttcttaaaagatGTTGATGGCCAAAAGTTTCTGTgttcaaaaatatgaaaaatcaaGTCACTTCCCTCCATCTTTCTAAGCTGGAAAACCTCTTTAAcggttaattattttgaatcttATTGTTCTGATCTCTCTTGTGTATTGTTTATCCAGAGACATCAACCGTGGCACCGACCTTATGCATGTAAAGTTGGAAatccaaaataaatataaaaaaagaaaaagaaaaagaagaatctTGCAAATACATTTGTTCTGTCTTTGATCACAATGGATATCCACAATACTAAGCGAGTaagtactattttttttaagcggtttaattttcttttttttatatttttatctgataaatgattttttactcGAAATTTTGCTTTGTCCTCATTTATTGCCCATTGGcctatatattcttttacatgTGTTGCATTTGTAATAAAGAATTCTAATCATAAGTAAGAAGCACATAATGATATCTATAATGCAATATCTTAGtaatttcaatgattttttaattttatcatgtgACAAGCTAAATTctctaaaattaaactttttaaaattaaactctaaatttaaactaatgtaatctttttctttattttgtgaaTGCATAAAATACGGTTTTAAGTTTTGTGTTGCAATAGTTGGCCCTAAACGTTGTTTATAATGAGCGTCTTTAGTGTCGCAGTACCAGTAGGTCGCGGAGACTCATCCAAAAAATTAACGCGCAAAGACATCGCGAAACGTTCAATCCTACAGATTAATAACAACGATAATCTGTGTCTCCCTCGCACTTTGGTGCTGTCGCGTATTTATTGTCAACGGGGAAACGCGCGCGAGGgagatttacataaaatgtcgAATTCGGTTAGATGTAAGACATCGACGTTACAGCGAGAATTAACGCGTAACGCCGGTGTCGTAATCCCCGAAGAGGGTTGTGGAATTCCATAAATTGAACGCTTCGAATGGTTTCTCGCTACTGAAAACATcgcaattgtaatttataattttagtactTTCGGTCGTGGCGAGAAACCGTTGTACGATGGTACCACGTTATTCGGGACATTAGGACGCGAACTCTCGTATCATCTTAACATCATGTATTACGAGCGTTCGCGTCACCATAACCCGATATTAAGCTTGAAAGCCGCAGCCGGTTCGCGCGGAGGGTATTGCGTCGCGTGTAACGTAGGTTATCGTCCGGATAGGGGGCATCGTTGCGCGAAAAAATGTCCACGATGTTACGCAGCGACGCATTGCAAAAATCTCGATGCGGCGCTCGTCAGATGTGGAAGATGCAAAGAACGCAGTTTTTTTGGACAAAGCTGCTACAATCGGCATCGCGAAAGCAGCTCGTAAATCGCTCGCTTCCGTCTGTGATTCTGTTAAGATTTGCGACGGATGTGAGCGATTTGTAAAATCGGGATCTAAGCACAAATGCGAcgtgttgtacccctcgttgtgagtacgatttgggatcgctgccagagatctcgcgaggaaggtatttcgtcacatacaccgttatttgtcttgaacacttttattcttgtattcagttacaatgggtagatcgcgaccccgcaaggcagagtgtcgcgtctattaGCTCATTGTCCACGACCGCGCAAGGCAGAGCGTCGTGGTTGTGTGTTTAcaataagttatctcggcaataaacgaccccgcaaagcagagtgtcgtgtgtagtcttagtttgtctacttcggattgacTCGCTtctcaccttctttcgccggtttatatatccgataattcggtagttggatcgaaagaaggggaggattgcgtgagggcgtaaatcggtcagtattccaaattattgcttagacagcaagtgctgtctaaggagcattgcgctaattgttgagcggattgcgcgaaacctcgcgcgatgcgctcgatgctgactgcagctgaccgacttacgtcatcgtgttactgacaccttatcgttGAGTGTGTCACTCTTAACCGACGTGACGTATTGTAAGTCGTACTATTCGCTGCAGTCAACAAATCATCAATGTTACATGCGTCCTCTTCGCCGCAAAACCGTAGTCAAAAATCCTGGTGCGAGTACGAGTACGGTTGAACAACTGGAAGATACTTGTAATAAAGATAACCTTGAATGTGAGAACAATCGAGTCAAAGGTCGCGTCGCGTTTGTGTTTTACGATTTCCAAATACGACAAGACGAGGTGCTTGAAGGTAGTGAAGACACTTACCTTCATCTACCGACTCTTTGCATCGCGCAACAAGTCTGCGAAGTTTGCTCCAGGCTACACAATCTCCcatgttattttttgtctAGTAGTCTAGCGCCATCCAAATTATGTCCCTCTAACTAAATAGCAATTTGCCGGTAAAAATGTACGGATCgattgataaaaatgtttattttctatccttttttattattaaatttttaatttttattttataattaaatttttattattttaaactgcaatacatacatataaatatatatatgtacaacgTTTAATTAGGTAGTGGCGTAACACAGGCGTGGTGTGCTGAGTCTGACAGAGTGCATTGAAGAAGCATATTATCTGATACATATTTTCTACAACATACAATCTCCAGTTGTACAGTAATGTAAGTCCCGAATTTATGTAAGACTTAAATactatgtatatgtattatatgtataatacgtaTACACAAACATAGTATTTAGGTCTTGTATAAATTCGAGCCTTACATTAATGCACAACTGGAGATTCGTACGTTGTAGAAAATATGCATCAGACATATGCTTCTTCAATGCACTCGGTCAGACCCGGCACATCACGACCAAACACAGTTGTACGccactaaaattaaaagttgttaAATGAGAAACGTACTAAACGCGCTTTTATGTACTTCAATATGCCGCAACACTCTGCTTGCTCGGCCAGACCCGGCAAAGCACAGCCATGTTGCAGACAGTGAGGATGAGGATCACGTGAGCTGACGCCAAATTGAATTTTGGCTACGTAGTTCCTGATTTTAAGAAGGACATAAATAAGGGGGCGCTCGTGTACTAGACAAAATTTCGCCATAAGAGTTTGACGACCCTGGCTTGCTCCGCGATAGAGGAAAACGCGACGCGATGTCGATGGTGCGGGATACGTGAATTTGTGTTTCGAGATGATCCTGTGAAACAATTCGTCGATTTCGTAACTCGATCGacgaaatgtttcaaaaagatCATCTGTATCGCGCATAACGCGAAAGCATTCGACGCacagtttatattaaagtatataatagAAAGAACTGAAATGACTGAAAAACCCGAGATGATTTTGAACGGGACAAAAATAATCACACTTGggcatattaaatttatagacaGTGTAAATTACATGCCCATGCGCTTATCCGATTTACTCAAGGCTTTCGGGTTGAGGAATACGTATAAAGGTGTATTCCCACACCTTTTTAATAGAGTCGAAAACCAGACATATGTCGGACCGTTACCCGACATTCGATATTTTTGTCCCGAGCAAACGAAACCGGAAGAACGCGAACAATTTTTAGCTTAGTACTCAAAGATGTTTAACAAAGGTTACATCTTTGATTTCCAACGCGAAATTGTTCGTTACTGCCGTAACGACGTAATCATTCTCCGTCGCGCCTTCATGGAATTCCGTAAAATCTTTTTAGGACGTGACGACGTGTGTCCTTTCGAGGAATGCACGACGCACTATCGCATCCACgcgaatgaaaatttttcgcaaaaactTTTTACGCGAGGGTGAGATAGGCGTGATTCCGTCAAAGGGATACAGGAACGCGGACAAGTCATCGCAGAAAGCTCTGAGCAAAACTCGCAGATGGCTCGTGTGGATGGAACGCAAATTAGGACATCAGATTATTCACGCGGGACGAGGACGGGAGCAACAAATTGCAGGCGCGAAAGTTGACGGATATTACGAAATAGTGACTGCTAACGAGACGCGACGTTACGTATTACAGTTTCACGACTGTTTTTGGCACAGATATCCAACTTGCTTTCGCGTTAATCGCGATCGTCCGCTTTTATCCACGAATCCCGAAGACACCATCGACACGCGTTACGAACGTACTCTCGCGAAGACGTGGCGTCTTCAAAGGTTAGGGTACCGCGTAACCGAAAAGTGGGAGTGCGACTTTGATCGAGATGTGCGAGAAAATCCGGAAATTAACgcatttttagaaaatcacACAATATTGAAACACGCACCTCTTAATCCACGCGACGCGTTTTACAGCAGACGTACGGAGAACATCGCAACCCTTTATGAAGTTAAGGGTACAAAGAAAATACGTTACGTTGACGTATGTTCTTTGTACCCTTTCGTATTAAAAACCGGTGCTTTCCCGATTGGTCATCCCGATATTTATATCGGAGAAGAATGTGACAGATTAATCAGGACAGCactgaattttaatttcgacAATGTAGAAGGTCTTGTCCGCTGTAGAGTATTCCCACCGCGCAATCTTTATCATCCGGTGCTCCCGTTCTGCGTTAACGATAAATTGATATTCGGACTATGCCGTAGCTGCGAAACCTTTTCGAAAACGCACTGCACTCACGATTCTCCCTCCGATCGTGAATTCGCGGGTACATGGGTATCCTGCGAATTGCGTAAGGCTGTCGAAAAGGGTTATATCGTGACGGAGGTGAGCGAAATTTGGCAATACAAAGTCACGAAATATGATCCCGGTAACCGGCAGGGTGGCTTGTTTgccgaatatataaattgttttttacaattaaagcaAGAAGCGAGCGGGTGGCCGAGCGAATGCCAGGACGACGATGTGGCTAAGGAACGATACCTGAGAGAGTATAAAAAAACCGAGGGTATCGttctggaaaaaaataacatcgcTCGAAATCCTGATCTTCGATCGGTTGCTAAGCTTTGCTTAAATTCTTTCTGGGGGAAATTCGGCCAACGAGCCAATCTGCCTAAACCgagattataaaaacatttcagCATTTCGTGACTTTGCTCACGAGTCCCGAGCACGAAATAACCAGTATATTACCCGTCAACGACGAGGTAATGTACGTTTCATGGCGGCTACGCGAGGAAGCGGTCGTAGCCTCGCCGATAACTAACGTCGTTATCGCTGCCTATACGACAGCACAGGCAAGGTTAGTATTGTATAGTTATTTAGAGAAATTAGGAATAAGAGTCTTATACTGTGATACAGActcttgtatttatttaagctCTGGTGCTCCGAACGAGTACGAACCACATACGGGTAACTTTTTAGGCGACATGACGGAAGAACTCGATTGCTATGGCAGCGGTAGCTACATTGAGTCGTTCGTATCGGGAGGGCCGAAATTTTACGCGTATGTAGTTCGTACGCTGGAAGGAAACACCCACGAGGTCTGCAAAGTGAAGGGGATAACATTGAATTACGCTAATTCAAGGCTCCTGAACTTTCATAGTATAAGAAATCTAATATCTGAGgtagaagaagaggaagaagaagaaccgGGAAGGGATGGCGTGATAAAACTGCGTTTTACCGCAATTCAGCGTACAGCGTTTCACGACATCGTGACACgtagtgaaaaaaaaacctgtgtgccaaaaaaattgctaaaacgCATATTTATCGATAATCACTATTTGTTCCCGTATGGTTTTTGTTAACTGTAAATAtggtttcttttttcttcttctttttctattttctgtttagttttaaaatgtacGATAACCGAAAATTTTCCGTCCATTAGTGTATAAGAAatcttgtaaattttgtaaattttgtaaaaaaaatgtacagtgTAGATGTAAATAAacatcttttgtaaaattttgtaaaaaaatgtaattagtgtaaataaaaatattttgtaaacttttgtaaaaattatataaaattatgtaaaactgtaaaaatattgtaaataagtttttttgtaaaaagtgtacagtgtaaaatttaaaatatttttgtattataatgattttatatttatacataaaaatgttaattaagtcataaaat
Proteins encoded in this window:
- the LOC118646457 gene encoding uncharacterized protein LOC118646457 — translated: MKIFRKNFLREGEIGVIPSKGYRNADKSSQKALSKTRRWLVWMERKLGHQIIHAGRGREQQIAGAKVDGYYEIVTANETRRYVLQFHDCFWHRYPTCFRVNRDRPLLSTNPEDTIDTRYERTLAKTWRLQRLGYRVTEKWECDFDRDVRENPEINAFLENHTILKHAPLNPRDAFYSRRTENIATLYEVKGTKKIRYVDVCSLYPFVLKTGAFPIGHPDIYIGEECDRLIRTALNFNFDNVEGLVRCRVFPPRNLYHPVLPFCVNDKLIFGLCRSCETFSKTHCTHDSPSDREFAGTWVSCELRKAVEKGYIVTEVSEIWQYKVTKYDPGNRQGGLFAEYINCFLQLKQEASGWPSECQDDDVAKERYLREYKKTEGIVLEKNNIARNPDLRSHFVTLLTSPEHEITSILPVNDEVMYVSWRLREEAVVASPITNVVIAAYTTAQASSGAPNEYEPHTGNFLGDMTEELDCYGSGSYIESFVSGGPKFYAYVVRTLEGNTHEVCKVKGITLNYANSRLLNFHSIRNLISEVEEEEEEEPGRDGVIKLRFTAIQRTAFHDIVTRSEKKTCVPKKLLKRIFIDNHYLFPYGFC